A window of Candidatus Hydrogenedentota bacterium genomic DNA:
TGTAGCGAAATCGCAGGATGAAGTCCGCAGGTTTTGCCGTTTCCCAGAACAGATAGTGATGCTTCAGGCAGGGCTTTTCCGTCGTGCTTTCGGAGGTAATGGCGCCATCCTCCACCCACCAGCCCCCTTCCTTGCCATCCCAGCCACTGAGATCCTTGCCGTTGAACATAGGCACAAAGCCTTCCTCTTCGACCGGTGCCGCCGTTAGGTTGGCAGCGGACAGGAATGCGACGGCGAGCAGACCGAATACGTAAAGGTGCTTCATGTGCGAGTCCTCATGGATTTACTATCATCGCCACAGTCCGAGGCTGGTCTATTCGTGTAACCACGGGACGCGTGAACGAAAAATTACACCACGAAGGCAGGAAGAGCACGAAGGTGAAAAACAGGGCAACCTGATTGCGGAGCCTACTTTCCTCTTTCCTTCGTGAACTTCGTGCTCTTCGTGGCGACAGAATTTCCAAGCGAGATCACGTGGGCAGTTCGTAGCCCTTGCGGCGCGGGCGCGACAACATCGCGTTGCCCTCGGGACAATTGCGGAATTCTTCTTTCTTCGGATTCCACTGGAGTACTTCGCCGACCTTGCCCACGCTCCGGGCGATGTTCACGAGGTAGCACAGCGTTGAACTGCGCTGGCCATACTCGATATCGCCGTTGCAGGTTGCCCGGGTCTTGATGCACTCGATCCAGTTCTCCACATGGGGATGGGTTTCAGGCACGCCGATGGGCGTGGGCTTGCCCGCGGGATCCACCAGTGTGTCGGGCGAACAGGTGTACATGTTGCGGTTCAGCTCGATCTCGCCCTTGTCGCCAATGTAGACGCAACCGAGACCGGGGGAGCGGTCGCCGTCCATGTCGAGCTGAAGTTCGACGCCGTTCTTATACTTCATCCGAACCTTCGCGCGCGGTCCCGTCTGATCGGCCATGCCGTAATAGGGCGATCCCGTGTCTTCCGGCGGGATATTCGTACGCTCGAACTTGCCCGTGCGGCGCTCGGCCACTTCCTCCTCCAGCACCACTTCCACGGGACCCGTTTCGTCGGTGCCCAGACCCCGCTGGATCTGGTCGTAGCCATGGGCACCCCAGCCCGTTACGCCATAGGTCGTGCCGCCGCCGTCATAGTCATCCCACTTGTCCCACATGCGATGGATCTTTTCATGATAGGGGCGCACGACCGCCTGATTCGTCCAGATGTCCCACCAATTCTCGCCGCCATCGGGCATGGGCTGTTCTTCGGTACTGGTGTAGATCCACGGGCCAATGTAGTTGCAACCGCGCACGGTATGAACCTTGCCGATGGCGCCGTTCTTCACCAGATCGCTGATCCAGTTGTTAACCGGGATGCTGCGCTGCTGCGTTCCGATCTGGGTGACGCGATTGTACTTCCGCGCGATATTCACCATGTCGCGGCCTTCCGCAATGGTCAGCGCCATGGGCTTTTCAATGTAGGCATCCATGCCCATCGCCATGGCGTGACAGGCCACCCACGCGCGGGCGTGGGTGGTGGTTTCCACCATGACACCGTCCAGTTTCTCCGATTCGATCATCTTCCGGAAATCGGGGTAGCCGGTGAATTTGTGCGTCGCGCCGTGGAGTTCCTGGAACTGGGCGATGCGCGGCTGGAAGCAGTCACTCACCGCGACCAACTGGAAGTTGGGCACATCCTTGCACTGGCCAATAAGATCGCGGGCGCGTCCGCCCAGGCCGATCACGCCGATGGCGACTTTCTCATTGGGCGAAAGCTTGCCGGGAACGACTCGGGCCGTGTTGGTGCGCGTGGCGCAGCCGGCAAGGGCGCCGACGGCGGTGAGGGTGGTCGAGGCGAGAAAGGCGCGCCGCGTCAGGTCATGGTGTTTCATGGTGCTCAAACTCCTTGGACCGGACTGGCCGGTGCATCGTCTCATCGTGGGCTCCCGGGGAACCGGGCGCTACCCATGGACAACCTGCTGTTGTCCAGTAAGATAGATGCATAAAGCATGCCCGTGGCTTCGGCCCCCTCAAAGGGCAATGACCTTCGGGATACAGGGCGTAATCGCGTGGGGGCATCCCTGATCGTGATGCGCTTGAACAAATGTGTATTGAGCAATGTTGGGCTATGGTCGCCATTGCTCAGCGGTGCGGCATGGACCAGAAACGTCCGTTTCAGCCCGTGGTCCGAATGGCAAATATCCGATGGACCCCTTTGTCTTCATAAGGGTCGTGATCACTTGCCAGTTCTTCGGGCGTATAGCCGGAGCTCAGGTCTTCGATCCGGATCGTGCATTCGGCCTCTTCTACCGTGAAGCGCGCGCGCCAGGTGCGGTAGGCGATTTCCCATTCCCGCTCGCCCAGTTGGCGCAGCCGTTTCCGTTTGCGGTTGAAGGGTTCGTCGGCAAGCTGCTGCACCAGAAAGGCCTCCAGACACTCCACCCCCTTCGACTCCAGCCAGCGCACCTGCGTCTCGGCCGTCTCGCTGAAGGTAACGGTCCAGGTCGGCTCTTCAATTTCGTCAAGCCAGCCGAGCGTAGCGTCCGGAAAACTATCTGCATAGGTGAGATAGGGCTTGATATCCAGGACAGGCGTGCCGTCCAGCAGATCGTGGTCCGCCACCTCCACAATTCGGCCCGACACGGCGATCAGGCGCACACACGTGAGGCCGATGCTGTTGGGGCGGTAGGGCGCGCGGGAGGCAAAGACACCCACCTTCCGATTGCCCCTTGGCGGCTGCACGAGGGGCTTCCAGGCCTTGTTGTGGTGAAACTGGAAGATGACCCAGATGTGGGAAAAGCCCGCCAGATCCTGCAGGGCCTGCTCGAAGTTCTGGCCGCCGTCCAATTCGATCCGCCCCAGGCTGTCAAGGGCCACCGTGCCCTGACGCGCGGCGTCGTAGGGGTGTTTTTCCGAACAATGGAATACACCGATGGGTACGATCTGCATGTCGGTCTCCTCACTCGCTGCCCAGATTCGACCGCCATAGTAACACGGAGTCGGGTCGAATACGAATGCATATCTCAACATATTGTCTAAAACATATTAGACAAAAACTTTACAAGATCGCCGCCGAATGGTAGAATAGAAACGGTGATCGAAATCGCACGGCCCAACCCGGAGCCTCCATCAGGAGAAGCAACCCATGAAAGTTCACCTGCTCCAGCAGGAGCAATATCTCCCCGCCCCGCTCGACGAGGTGTTTCCATTTTTTGCCCGACCGGAGAATCTCGGGAAGTTGACGCCCGGTTTTCTTGGCTTCAAATTGTTGACGCCCAGTCCCATTCCGATGCACGTTGGCGCTATCATTGACTATGTCGTTTCGGTGAATGGAATCCCCATGCGCTGGACGACGTGCATTTCTGAATACGACCCACCCCATCGCTTCGTGGATGTACAGCTCAAGGGTCCGTATTCCTTCTGGCACCATACCCACACCTTCGAAGCGCAGGGGGAGGGGACCCTGATTCGCGACGAAGTGCGCTACGCCCTGCCCTTTGGTCCACTCGGCGAGATTGCCCACGCCGTGATGGTGAAGCGCCAGCTCAATACCATATTCAATTTCCGCCGTGGCTACCTCGATGCGATTAAAGATTGGTCCACGATAAACTCGGGCGCGGTGTCGACTTCATGAGCGAAGAGCGGATCGCAATATTGGCTCCGCGCAGCGCCATCGCGACGGCCCTCATGGCGCAACTTCATGAGCGGGGCGCGCACATCGCCGCGATTGGACGCGACGTGGCGGGTCTCGCGGCGCCAGGCGCCGCATGGCGCACGGCCTGCGATTTGACCGATTTTGATGCCGTGGCCAGCGCGCTGGCGGAAGCAAAAAAAGCGCTCGGCGGCCTTACCGGTCTGGTGAATTGCTCCGGCTCCATCCTGT
This region includes:
- a CDS encoding Gfo/Idh/MocA family oxidoreductase, giving the protein MRRCTGQSGPRSLSTMKHHDLTRRAFLASTTLTAVGALAGCATRTNTARVVPGKLSPNEKVAIGVIGLGGRARDLIGQCKDVPNFQLVAVSDCFQPRIAQFQELHGATHKFTGYPDFRKMIESEKLDGVMVETTTHARAWVACHAMAMGMDAYIEKPMALTIAEGRDMVNIARKYNRVTQIGTQQRSIPVNNWISDLVKNGAIGKVHTVRGCNYIGPWIYTSTEEQPMPDGGENWWDIWTNQAVVRPYHEKIHRMWDKWDDYDGGGTTYGVTGWGAHGYDQIQRGLGTDETGPVEVVLEEEVAERRTGKFERTNIPPEDTGSPYYGMADQTGPRAKVRMKYKNGVELQLDMDGDRSPGLGCVYIGDKGEIELNRNMYTCSPDTLVDPAGKPTPIGVPETHPHVENWIECIKTRATCNGDIEYGQRSSTLCYLVNIARSVGKVGEVLQWNPKKEEFRNCPEGNAMLSRPRRKGYELPT
- the tsaA gene encoding tRNA (N6-threonylcarbamoyladenosine(37)-N6)-methyltransferase TrmO, encoding MQIVPIGVFHCSEKHPYDAARQGTVALDSLGRIELDGGQNFEQALQDLAGFSHIWVIFQFHHNKAWKPLVQPPRGNRKVGVFASRAPYRPNSIGLTCVRLIAVSGRIVEVADHDLLDGTPVLDIKPYLTYADSFPDATLGWLDEIEEPTWTVTFSETAETQVRWLESKGVECLEAFLVQQLADEPFNRKRKRLRQLGEREWEIAYRTWRARFTVEEAECTIRIEDLSSGYTPEELASDHDPYEDKGVHRIFAIRTTG
- a CDS encoding SRPBCC family protein, which produces MKVHLLQQEQYLPAPLDEVFPFFARPENLGKLTPGFLGFKLLTPSPIPMHVGAIIDYVVSVNGIPMRWTTCISEYDPPHRFVDVQLKGPYSFWHHTHTFEAQGEGTLIRDEVRYALPFGPLGEIAHAVMVKRQLNTIFNFRRGYLDAIKDWSTINSGAVSTS